In a single window of the Methanofollis ethanolicus genome:
- a CDS encoding DUF4013 domain-containing protein yields MDYGSMLGNSFEYAKEAVWGKWMKWIFLVISTIIFPLLYGYVMEIYRGKTPAPEFEDWVKLFIDGIKLLIVGIIYSIPALIVMAIFLGGSFALMASGSDAAVAAGAGGMLLGMLITFVVAFIIGLIAAFGVIRFARTDSFGEAFNISAILAHIGAVGWGSYIIALIVLWVAVIVIGVVLGILMMIPIIGWLIAIFIEPVLAIFVARYMTHIYESAAAPA; encoded by the coding sequence ATGGATTACGGTTCTATGCTTGGAAACTCCTTCGAGTATGCGAAGGAAGCGGTCTGGGGAAAATGGATGAAGTGGATCTTCCTCGTCATCTCCACCATCATCTTCCCCCTCCTCTACGGCTATGTGATGGAGATCTATCGGGGCAAGACCCCGGCACCCGAATTCGAAGACTGGGTCAAACTCTTCATCGACGGTATCAAACTCCTCATCGTCGGGATCATCTACAGCATCCCCGCGCTTATCGTCATGGCGATCTTCCTCGGCGGTTCCTTCGCCCTCATGGCAAGCGGATCTGACGCTGCGGTTGCTGCCGGAGCCGGCGGGATGCTCCTCGGGATGCTCATCACGTTCGTGGTCGCCTTCATCATCGGCCTGATCGCCGCCTTCGGCGTCATCAGGTTCGCACGGACGGACAGTTTCGGTGAGGCCTTCAACATCTCGGCGATCCTGGCGCACATCGGTGCGGTCGGCTGGGGCAGTTACATCATCGCCCTGATCGTCCTCTGGGTGGCGGTCATCGTGATCGGCGTGGTCCTCGGCATCCTCATGATGATCCCGATCATCGGCTGGCTCATCGCCATCTTCATCGAACCGGTGCTCGCGATCTTCGTGGCCCGGTACATGACCCACATCTACGAGAGCGCGGCGGCCCCCGCCTGA
- a CDS encoding 2-isopropylmalate synthase has product MAAKCRFFDTTLRDGEQTPGVSLKPAQKLSIATMLAEIGIDTVEAGSAAASEGEREAIRLIAGAGLSAEVATFVRALQLDIDYAAECGVDCVHLVVPASDLHIRAKMRKTREEVCTMAWDAVEYAKERGLVVELSGEDASRADPAFLAHLFRGGVERGADRLCFCDTVGIMTPEKIAEVVPGLLFAPLSIHCHDDLGFALANTFAALKAGASAAHVTVNGLGERAGNTPLEELVMAMEVLYGTKTGIRTEGLYHLATEVSKMTGVPLPVNKAIVGEMAFTHESGIHAHGVLREASTYEPIGPERVGRTRRILLGKHSGSASVRAALKELGYACDEVQLAEIVARVKSLGDEGRRITDADLMAIADSVLNLVREPVIRLRQVTVVSGSNVVPTASVTVTVNGEEVTCAATGNGPVDAAVEALRRSITGLGEIRLEDYRVDAISGGTDALVDVTVCLSRDGRMLTSRGARTDIIMGSVEAMVAGMNRLLEEQR; this is encoded by the coding sequence TTGGCCGCTAAATGCCGCTTTTTTGATACCACCTTACGGGACGGCGAACAGACGCCGGGCGTCTCGCTGAAACCCGCGCAGAAACTTTCGATCGCAACCATGCTCGCAGAGATCGGCATCGACACCGTCGAGGCCGGTTCAGCCGCCGCATCGGAGGGGGAGAGGGAGGCGATCCGGCTGATCGCGGGTGCCGGACTCTCCGCCGAGGTCGCGACCTTTGTCCGCGCCCTGCAGTTGGACATCGACTATGCTGCGGAGTGCGGCGTCGACTGCGTCCACCTGGTCGTGCCGGCAAGCGACCTCCATATCAGGGCGAAGATGCGAAAGACCCGCGAGGAGGTCTGCACGATGGCATGGGACGCCGTGGAATACGCAAAGGAGCGGGGCCTCGTCGTCGAACTCTCCGGGGAGGACGCCTCCCGCGCCGACCCGGCCTTCCTCGCCCACCTCTTCAGGGGCGGCGTGGAGCGCGGCGCCGACCGCCTCTGCTTCTGCGACACCGTCGGGATCATGACGCCGGAGAAGATCGCGGAGGTGGTCCCGGGCCTCCTCTTCGCGCCCCTGAGCATCCACTGCCACGACGACCTCGGCTTCGCCCTCGCAAACACCTTCGCCGCCCTGAAGGCCGGGGCGTCGGCCGCGCATGTCACCGTGAACGGCCTTGGCGAACGCGCCGGGAACACCCCTCTCGAAGAACTCGTGATGGCCATGGAGGTGCTGTACGGCACGAAGACAGGGATCAGGACAGAAGGGCTCTACCACCTCGCGACCGAGGTCTCGAAGATGACAGGCGTGCCCCTGCCCGTGAACAAGGCGATCGTCGGCGAGATGGCCTTCACCCACGAGAGCGGGATCCACGCCCACGGCGTGCTCCGCGAGGCGAGCACCTACGAACCGATCGGCCCGGAACGCGTCGGCCGGACGCGGCGGATCCTCCTTGGCAAACACTCGGGATCGGCCTCGGTCAGGGCCGCCCTCAAGGAACTCGGCTATGCCTGCGACGAGGTGCAGCTCGCGGAGATCGTCGCCAGAGTTAAAAGCCTCGGAGACGAAGGTCGAAGGATCACCGATGCGGACCTGATGGCCATCGCCGACTCGGTGCTCAACCTCGTGCGCGAGCCGGTGATCCGGCTCAGACAGGTGACGGTCGTCTCGGGGAGCAATGTTGTCCCCACCGCATCGGTCACGGTCACCGTCAACGGGGAAGAGGTGACCTGCGCCGCTACCGGCAACGGCCCGGTGGACGCCGCGGTCGAGGCCCTGCGCCGGTCCATCACCGGCCTTGGCGAGATCAGGCTCGAAGACTACCGGGTGGACGCGATCAGCGGGGGGACAGACGCTCTCGTCGATGTCACCGTCTGCCTGAGCAGGGACGGGCGCATGCTCACCTCGCGGGGGGCGCGGACCGACATCATCATGGGAAGCGTCGAGGCGATGGTTGCCGGGATGAACAGACTTCTCGAGGAGCAAAGATGA
- the ilvB gene encoding biosynthetic-type acetolactate synthase large subunit translates to MKTGAKLLVESLQREGVETIFGYPGGAVLPIYDELYDAPIRHILVRHEQAAAHAADGYARASGRVGVCLATSGPGACNLVTGIATAYMDSVPLVAITGQVPTFMLGNDAFQESDITGITMPVTKHSYLVKRAADLGQVVKDAFYIAGTGRQGPVLVDIPKDVMTAQIDIELPIGRAKLRGYQPTYEGHALQIEKAVALIGEAERPLLYVGGGVIASGASEEVLRLAELMLIPVATTLMGLGAVPCDHPLNLGMIGMHGTEAANYAVTECDLLIAVGVRFDDRVTGKIDAFAPNARIIHIDIDPAEIGKNKPVDVPIVGDAGKVLQSIIRRLARTEGREMWLARVGHWKEKQTVKDGEDGLSPAYIIGEMSDLLGDRGIVVSEVGQNQMWAAQHYCFRRPRTWISSGGLGTMGYGFPAAIGAHFARPDETVVDVAGDGSFQMNIQELGTVVQYNVPVKVVVLNNMYLGMVRQWQELFYDRRYSYTELPAVDFVGIARAYGVDGIRVEEKEDVRPALEAAFATAGPFVLDFRIEREANVFPMVPAGAAINEMIGRRQR, encoded by the coding sequence ATGAAGACAGGAGCAAAACTGCTGGTTGAAAGCCTGCAGCGCGAGGGGGTCGAGACGATCTTCGGCTACCCCGGCGGGGCAGTCCTGCCGATCTACGACGAACTCTATGACGCACCTATCAGGCACATCCTGGTACGCCACGAGCAGGCGGCGGCCCACGCGGCCGACGGCTATGCCCGCGCGTCCGGGCGCGTAGGGGTATGTCTTGCCACCTCGGGACCGGGCGCCTGCAACCTTGTCACCGGCATCGCCACCGCCTACATGGACTCGGTGCCCCTTGTCGCCATCACCGGCCAGGTCCCGACCTTCATGCTCGGGAACGACGCCTTCCAGGAGTCTGACATCACCGGGATCACAATGCCGGTCACGAAGCACAGTTACCTCGTCAAGAGGGCCGCCGACCTCGGGCAGGTGGTGAAGGACGCGTTCTATATCGCGGGCACCGGACGGCAGGGCCCTGTCCTGGTCGACATCCCGAAGGACGTGATGACCGCCCAGATCGACATTGAGCTGCCGATCGGCCGGGCAAAACTGCGGGGCTACCAGCCGACCTATGAGGGCCACGCCCTCCAGATCGAGAAGGCGGTCGCCCTCATCGGCGAGGCCGAGAGGCCCCTCCTGTACGTGGGCGGGGGCGTGATCGCCTCGGGGGCGTCTGAGGAGGTTCTGAGACTCGCCGAACTGATGCTCATCCCTGTCGCGACGACCCTGATGGGCCTCGGCGCCGTCCCCTGCGACCACCCCCTCAACCTCGGCATGATAGGGATGCACGGGACGGAGGCGGCGAACTACGCGGTCACCGAGTGCGACCTGCTCATCGCCGTCGGTGTCCGTTTCGACGACCGGGTCACGGGGAAGATCGACGCCTTCGCTCCCAATGCCCGCATCATCCACATCGACATCGACCCGGCCGAGATCGGGAAGAACAAACCGGTGGATGTCCCGATCGTCGGGGACGCCGGAAAAGTGCTCCAGAGCATCATCAGGCGGTTGGCCCGGACGGAGGGGCGGGAGATGTGGCTCGCCCGCGTCGGCCACTGGAAGGAGAAACAGACGGTGAAGGACGGGGAAGATGGCCTTTCCCCGGCCTATATCATCGGGGAGATGAGCGACCTCCTTGGCGACCGCGGCATCGTCGTCTCCGAGGTGGGGCAGAACCAGATGTGGGCGGCCCAGCACTACTGCTTCAGGCGGCCGCGGACCTGGATCTCCTCGGGAGGGCTCGGGACGATGGGCTACGGCTTTCCGGCGGCGATCGGGGCGCACTTCGCCAGGCCCGACGAGACGGTCGTCGACGTGGCCGGGGACGGGAGTTTCCAGATGAACATCCAGGAACTCGGCACCGTCGTCCAGTATAATGTGCCGGTGAAGGTGGTCGTCCTGAACAACATGTACCTCGGCATGGTGCGGCAGTGGCAGGAACTCTTCTACGACCGCCGGTACTCGTACACCGAACTCCCGGCCGTGGACTTCGTCGGCATCGCTCGCGCCTACGGCGTCGACGGGATCAGGGTCGAGGAGAAGGAGGACGTCAGGCCGGCACTCGAGGCGGCCTTTGCCACCGCTGGTCCCTTCGTGCTCGACTTCAGGATCGAGAGGGAGGCGAACGTCTTCCCTATGGTCCCGGCCGGGGCGGCGATCAACGAGATGATCGGGAGGAGGCAGAGATGA
- the ilvN gene encoding acetolactate synthase small subunit, with the protein MKFHTLHVLVENRAGVLSRIAGLFSRRGFNIESLAVGTCEEAGMSRMTIVVLGDDAQIEQVKKQLNKLIDVIKVSDITEQSTVARELALIKVAAEPGETRAEVMQVANIFRAQIIDVGAKTVILEVTGDSEKIDALETLLRQYGIKEFVRTGKIALLRGQKAIRSMK; encoded by the coding sequence ATGAAGTTCCACACCCTCCACGTCCTCGTCGAGAACAGGGCGGGCGTCCTCTCCCGGATCGCCGGACTCTTCTCCAGGCGGGGATTCAACATCGAGAGTCTCGCCGTCGGAACCTGCGAGGAGGCCGGGATGAGCAGGATGACCATTGTCGTCCTGGGGGACGACGCCCAGATCGAGCAGGTCAAGAAACAGTTGAACAAGCTCATCGACGTGATCAAGGTCTCCGACATCACCGAGCAGAGCACGGTCGCCCGCGAACTCGCCCTGATCAAGGTGGCGGCCGAGCCCGGCGAGACCAGGGCCGAGGTGATGCAGGTCGCAAACATCTTCAGGGCCCAGATCATCGACGTCGGCGCGAAGACGGTCATCCTCGAGGTCACCGGCGACTCGGAGAAAATCGACGCCCTCGAAACCCTTCTGCGGCAGTACGGGATCAAGGAGTTCGTGCGGACCGGGAAGATCGCCCTCCTCCGGGGGCAGAAGGCGATCAGGAGTATGAAGTAG
- a CDS encoding sodium:solute symporter family protein has translation MIEPITAGIIGLYFVVLLAIGAWASKKIHNTEDYIVAGRSLGFWVFTILMISSICSGMTLLGVSGLGFTTGWPSIWEQLFVPLAASFCIIVFGVKLHRIGKQNGYLTVEDYFAHRFESPKAMRGLSALAGIIVSLIYLVGQYTAISIVLVWLFGLPHWEALIISGVIITAYTVVGGLYAVSWTTVIQGGLLIVGVIAIAPVLIMKAGGMAHINEVMASVDPALVQPYLTEGMTFTPAFLFSFGLMLVVGLACAPHVINNVLAAKEERYFKWSPLIAFAVYAVVMLLVKFAGFAGRVLVEEGQIALPAVPNAQDYIFISGLEYAMPNIWVWSFFAVIVLAAVMSTTDRLMLTVGTMFAWDIWKNLFRPQASDRETLLVSRVAVVVAAGGTLLLAVNPPEMLAWLIWSGIGIMLSTFAVPLLAGLYWRGATREGALASMAAGLVSGGVLGYWYYVVDKLPVHFSLYAVVISAVAMIVVSLMTRKTDAKVLDTTLTGGFIQPR, from the coding sequence ATGATCGAACCGATCACCGCGGGGATCATCGGGCTTTACTTTGTCGTCCTCCTGGCTATCGGAGCATGGGCATCGAAGAAGATCCACAACACCGAGGACTACATCGTCGCTGGCAGGTCGCTCGGCTTCTGGGTCTTCACCATCCTGATGATCTCCTCGATCTGCTCGGGCATGACCCTCCTCGGCGTCAGCGGACTCGGGTTCACCACAGGGTGGCCGTCGATCTGGGAGCAACTCTTCGTCCCTCTTGCGGCGTCCTTCTGTATCATCGTCTTCGGGGTCAAACTCCACAGGATCGGGAAGCAGAACGGCTACCTGACGGTCGAGGACTACTTCGCCCACCGTTTCGAGAGCCCGAAAGCGATGCGGGGCCTCTCGGCCCTTGCCGGTATTATCGTCTCCCTCATCTACCTTGTCGGCCAGTACACCGCCATCTCGATCGTCCTGGTCTGGCTCTTCGGCCTGCCCCACTGGGAGGCGCTGATCATCTCCGGCGTTATCATCACGGCCTACACCGTCGTCGGCGGTCTGTACGCCGTCTCCTGGACAACGGTGATCCAGGGCGGCCTCCTGATCGTCGGCGTGATCGCCATCGCTCCTGTCCTGATCATGAAGGCCGGCGGGATGGCGCACATCAATGAAGTGATGGCCAGCGTCGACCCCGCCCTTGTCCAGCCGTACCTCACCGAAGGCATGACCTTCACGCCGGCGTTCCTCTTCTCCTTCGGGCTGATGCTCGTCGTGGGCCTCGCCTGCGCCCCGCACGTCATCAACAATGTCCTCGCCGCAAAGGAGGAGAGGTACTTCAAGTGGTCGCCCCTCATCGCCTTTGCCGTCTACGCGGTGGTCATGCTCCTCGTCAAGTTCGCAGGCTTTGCCGGGCGCGTCCTCGTCGAGGAGGGGCAGATCGCCCTGCCGGCCGTCCCGAACGCCCAGGACTACATCTTCATATCAGGGCTCGAATATGCCATGCCCAACATCTGGGTCTGGTCGTTCTTCGCCGTCATCGTGCTCGCGGCTGTGATGTCGACGACCGACCGCCTGATGCTCACCGTGGGCACGATGTTTGCCTGGGACATCTGGAAGAACCTCTTCAGGCCACAGGCGAGTGACCGCGAGACCCTCCTCGTTTCCCGGGTTGCGGTCGTGGTGGCGGCCGGCGGGACGCTCCTCCTCGCGGTCAACCCCCCCGAAATGCTCGCCTGGCTGATCTGGTCGGGTATCGGGATCATGCTCTCCACTTTCGCGGTGCCCCTCCTCGCCGGTCTGTACTGGCGGGGCGCGACTCGTGAAGGCGCCCTCGCCTCGATGGCGGCAGGTCTCGTCTCGGGCGGTGTGCTCGGTTACTGGTACTATGTGGTCGACAAACTCCCCGTCCACTTCAGCCTCTACGCCGTCGTCATCTCGGCGGTCGCCATGATCGTCGTCAGCCTCATGACCCGGAAGACCGATGCGAAGGTGCTGGACACCACCCTCACCGGTGGCTTCATCCAGCCCAGATAA